The genomic segment GCAGGTCGCGGCGGCCGAGCCGCCCGCGCCGGCGCCGCGTCCGGCGAAGACGCCGGCCAAAGGCGGGCGGATCGCCCCCCCGCCGACGAATGTGCCGCTCCGCCCCGCGCCGGGACCGGCCCCCGCGCCGACGCCGCAGGGCGATCCCGCCGAGTCTTCGTGCGCCGCGCTGGCCGCGGCGACGACCGAGGACTTGGCCTCGGCGCGCCGCGTGGCCTCCGGCGTGGACGAGGACGCCTGCGCGCCCGGCGCGCCGCGCGCGCGCCGCGCGAAGGCCGCGGACGGCCTGGAGCGGATGGCCGCCGCGGTGCGGATCCGCGGCGCGGCGCGTCTCGTCGCGCGCGGCGACGCGTCGCTGGCGCTGCGGGAACTGGAGTTGGTGGCCGAGAAGCGGCGGGGCCCGGTGTTCTATCTCGTGGCGGCCTGGGCCGCGCGGCGGGACGGGGACGAGGTCGGCGCCGCGCGCTACCTCGCGAAGATCGACCAGGCGACGCTCGATCGGCTGCGCCGCTCGAACGATCCCTCGGTCGCGGCGCTGGTCGACCACGCCACCGCCTCGGGAGGACGCTGAGGAGGGCGTCCGCGAAGAAGACCGCGGGCTCGCGGGCCGGCGGCCCCGTCGCGGCCGGAACGGCGCCGCGGCGGCGGGATGGCCGGGGCGCGCCGTCGTCTCTGGACACGACGATCCCGGCGGATCGCCGCGCGACCGCCGGGGCGTGCCGGGAACGCGGCGGGCCGCCCCGCCGCGCGTCCCCGAGCTATTCCTTCTTCTTCGTCGGAGCGATCGTGACCGACAGGTCGCGGCCCATCGCCACGCGGGAGGAACCCTCCTCCTGCCCGACGTCCTTGACCGTGTCCACGACCCGCTGCAGCACGGCCTCGCCGATTTCGGGCCGGCGCATCTCGCGGCGGCGGTACATCACCGTCACGCGCACCTTGTGCCCCTCGGAGAGGAAGTCGCGCACCTTGCTGGTCTTGGTGTCGAAGTCGTGGTCGTCGATCGCCGGCCGGTACTTGATCTGCTTGATCTCGATGACGTGCTGCTTCTTCTTGGCCGCGGCGGCCCGCTTCTGCTGCTCGTAGCGGTAGCGGCCGAAGTCCATGATGCGGCAGACGACGGGGCGGGCGTCGGAGGCGACCTCGACGAGGTCGAGTCCCTTGGTCTGGGCGATTTGGAGGGCTTCCTCGACCGGGACGACGCCGAGCTGCTGGCCGTCTTCGTCGATCAACCGGACGGGGCTGAAGTGGATCCGCTCGTTGACGCGGACTTGGAGCGCATCGCTGTTCCGTTCCTGCATGCCGGGTTTCATCAAGCTGAACGTATCCTCCCGCGCGCTGTAGCCGCGCCGGCCGGCCCGTCCCGAGGCGGCGCGCGGCGCGTAGCTTCCGGCGGCCGCGCGGACCACCGGGCGCCGCGAATCGTAGCATCAAAACGGCGCCGCGCCCTCCGGGGCCTTCCGCGGCCGTCCCGCCGGCGGGAAATCCGCCGGTCGGCCGGCGCCGGCCCCGCGGTCGGTCATTCGCGGAACCTCACCCCTTGGGCCAAGGGGAGATCGGTCCCGAAGTTCACGGCGCTGGTCTGCCTTCTCATGTACGCCTTCCACGCGTCGGAGCCAGTCTCCCTTCCGCCGCCGGTTTCCTTCTCCCCGCCGAACGCTCCGCCGATTTCGGCCCCCGACGTGCAGGTGTTGACGTTGGCCAGGCCGCAGTCGCTTCCGGCGGCGGAGAGGAACGTCTCCGCGGCGCGGAGGCTGTCGGTGAAGATCGCCGAGGAGAGGCCCTGGGGAACGTCGTTGTTGAGCCGGATCGCCTCCTCGAGCGAATCGACTTCGACGACGTAGAGGATCGGCGCGAACGTCTCCTCGCGGAGAATCGGGGCGCGGGCGTCGGCGCGGACGATCGCCGGCTCGACGAAGAAGCCGGGGCGGTCGATCCGCCGGTCGCCGCGCAGCACCTCGCACCCCTCGGCGCGGGCCCGCTCCAGCGCGGCCAGCATCTCGGCGACCGCCTCGGCGGAGACGAGCGGCCCGACGTGGACGGTCGGATCGAGCGGATCGCCGATCTTCAGCCCGGCGTAGGCCTCCTCGAGCCGGCCGAGGAGCGGGGCGGCCGCGCCGCGCTGGACGATCAGCCGGCGC from the bacterium genome contains:
- the infC gene encoding translation initiation factor IF-3; this encodes MKPGMQERNSDALQVRVNERIHFSPVRLIDEDGQQLGVVPVEEALQIAQTKGLDLVEVASDARPVVCRIMDFGRYRYEQQKRAAAAKKKQHVIEIKQIKYRPAIDDHDFDTKTSKVRDFLSEGHKVRVTVMYRRREMRRPEIGEAVLQRVVDTVKDVGQEEGSSRVAMGRDLSVTIAPTKKKE